A stretch of DNA from Perca fluviatilis chromosome 15, GENO_Pfluv_1.0, whole genome shotgun sequence:
TTCTATgtttaactgttattaaatgATCTAAATATGAATCAGAGGTGCCGTTTGGGATCGTGGACAATCCTTTCATTTGGGTCTGACTtgcgtttatttttgtcagtgttttaaccGCTTGAGGTAAGTTAGCCTGCTACTAATGTTTAGTGTCATCTCAGCCTCGAAAGATAGATTATTGGACATGTGgctgtttttgttactttatatTAGCTTATTCTTTGTACATATCAATCCTCATATTTAATTTGATATTAATGCAGATATTTTGCAGTTACTGTATTCTTGCTTTGTATTACTTACCTAAAACGTGGCACCATACCAAGGAAAAAGGCAGTAACTACACATTCTCCAAAAACTATTTTGGACTCTGGGTGTGTTAGATACACTGTAATTGAAATAATTGGAAccatttgttttcctgaacatgGATATaccaaaaccaaaattaatttgaCCATTTTAGGTTAATATAATTAAGGGGAAtccaaattaaatatataattttatattcagaagaaaaaaacgtgcataaaaaataaatgtgtttgaaCCAATGTGTTTGAACCCGAGAGCTAAGGGGGGCGTAAATACCTGCCGGCTCGCTCTGcagaattttgttttttttgaaagcATGGATGCTTACAGTAAAGAGAAGATGTCAGTTTTGCTCACAACTCGCTAACTTCTCTAAACAGTATTTGAATATTTTACCACCGCTGGTTTGATTATAACTTTGTGACATGAACAACAAAATGATGACATGGCATCGGTGATGATGTGAAGTTACAGAGGATAAAGTTACAGCTAGGAGCAGGGAGGATCAGGGGCAGGTAAGCAAAGCTATTTAAAACATCGCCTGTTAGCATAATGCTATCTGAATAGACCTCTGAGAGAAAGTCCCGCCCTGGCGGCTGACAGGTGTTTATATTGTGATAGCCTAGCCtctaaatgtttaatttaataaataaatttgtgTGAAGTTAGAAGGGTGAAATCGCAAATATTAAAATCGTCTCGTGAGGATGCCGCgaaatcagctgtgtgtgttcacCATGGAAACAGTAACTTCACTGCGTAGCAACACGGTTATTTTTTGTTAGGTAAAACATAACAAGAATACAGTAATGGATGTTACTGTACTCTTGCTTTGTTTCACTAGGGCTTTTTGCAGTTACTGTACAAACGACTACCATTTTTCTCCAAAACGACACACATTTGAGATAAGATGTTTTGTCACATAACAAAGGATGCCTTGAATGTCATGAAAATGATAACTCATTTTTGACCAAAAATGCAGTTACTGCCTTTTTGCTTTGTAGGGCAGCATACCTTTTTGCTTTGTAGGGCAGCATACCTTTTTGCTGTCGATGCTTTAAACGCACATCTGATGTCAGCCTTCTCAGCACAGCAATGTGCTCTGGGTGCAGCGCGCAGTAACACGTgttgaaaataaacaacatgaggcatcagtgatagtttttatttcgcctctagaggccgctattgtaatgcatgatgccagcagacccttctcagctctcgcgtactgtgtaatgaatgacagcgcgcgcttctcagccgctccagcaacggacgcaaccaggaaaaactatcggtatggatttttgccaataacgatagttccaccaatcaactatcggtgccgattaccgatgaatcggtcgacctctaaaaTGTAGGAATTGCCCTTCTCCAGCtgaccatccaaaaaatgcaccagaattcaggaaatcacatctaccaaataaaaaattaaaatcacgGTTTGCACCCACTTTTGCACAAACGAGTAGGGGGGGAGGGTCCTTATGCATCTGTGcccagggggacagtagttcataatctgtcactgtattaatacataacctCACTGTATTCATTTATAACATTATAACATGAAATTTGTTTCAATAATCGTCAAGCACAGGTGACTCCgcgtggtgggagggggggcccctaaatcaaattctgcttagggccccaAAAGGCTCGGGCCGGCGCTGCCAGCATACAGAGCATCTACCGGTATATGTGGGGTTGGAACGTCATCAAAAGACACAAGTgacacacacagtttttctGATGCACACCCACATTAGTTTTTTTCTGGCTCTGCTAGTGCTCCAACCAGTCAGAATGCATACTTTCATAGTGAAGTGatgacacacacctacacacacagacacacacacacgcacacacacacacacaacactgttTAATGATAAGAAACGGCGTCACTTCACTTAGTCTGTTGGAAGTTGAAGTTTAAGCTCCTTTTCTACACAGACCTGCTGAGGACAGAAGAGAGCTGCACACTGTTGAAGTTTGTAGTAGTTCATGCGGTACGGTAATGATATTATCAGTATTAGAGTAAATACGGTAATGGTACTGAGAATGTATTGGAGTAAATACGGTAATAGTAAGGGCAACTCTCGTCTTGGGGTTATCTGTATCAGTTCTGAACGAGGAAGTTAACAGCACTCACCTTGGCTCAGTGTCTGCGTGTGTTGTTATATTTCCACAAATACTACAAAGTTCATGGCTGAAAGTTGAGTAAGTggagctctgattggttgagatGACGTCTTTGATTGTTGTGGTTGGAGAAACGGTTGAATTGATGGTGAACGTGTGATTGTTTAAAGCTGGTTAACAAGATGGCTGCCTGTgtgagcagacagagagaagtCCAGATGAAGTGTGGCTTTGAATGAAGGAGAAGAGTTGAGTCTGATCTGGGGTCTGTCAGGACTCTTATTGATGTGGAGGGGAAGGTAGCAGGCGGGCGAGAACTAGGACTCAGCAGGGATCACTTTATAGGATCAGCATGTAAAATCATCTCTTCTGACGTCTTGTTAAAGTCAAGTTTGTTTTACATTTCAGgcaaaaactgtttttcaatCTATAGATGTGGTGCTAATTGTCTTCCATAACACGTCTTCTTTCAAACTAttggaaagaaaacatttattttattccactttgtctgtctgtagaTTTTTCCAAATTAGATTTCTTCGCTGGAAAACAGCTCAAGTCTAAATTAAAGTGTAAAGGTGAGTTGACTTCAGTCAGTGGTGGAACGAAGGAATACCACTTtacagaagggagggaggggaagatgagggatggaggagagaagagagggaggatgtaAAGATGAGGAGGAAATCAGTTTACAGAAAGGAGGCTTTCTTCCTTTGAATCATCCAGTGCTGTGGTTGTCTTCCTAATTCCTTTTGATTTCTCCTTCACATATTTCCTTGATTTCATGATGTTTAACATTGGGTTAAGGAGAAGTGGTTAGGAAAGGATATAGGAGGTAATTCTTTTGACTGTCGCCGCACAAAATGACATTCAGCTCTGATTTCTATGAAGCAGTAAAATCCTCCAAACAGCTCCATGAGGCCATCTAGTGGACTGATAGAAGAAGAGCAGCTGATGGCAGCTTCCTCTGCTCTGAATCATCCTCACCACTGACCAATGAGAACCAGCAGCCTCTTCTCTGTCCAATAACAAACCACTATTGATCCATGTGTTGATCAGTTCTCCATGTTGAGTGAATGAAATGTGATGAGGTGATGAGAAAAGGCCCTCAGTAGTTCCCAGAGTTGGtcatgttttctaactgcttCTTTAGTCTGAGCAACAGTCCAACAAGTCAAAAGGATTCAACTGACACTGATATGAAACAGAGagaagcagccaatcagaggaagAGCTGCTGatatttggctttttttccATGAGAAATTATGTGAGGGTTGAATGAGTGATGATGTGCTGATGAATGATTGGACTGCTGCTCTGTGTTTCCTCTCCAGATGAAGGTGTGGACTCTGCTATGAGTCAGTGcgaggacagagaggagggagtcCCTCCCTCTAAAACCACTCTGTGGGGGGAACATGACAGCCAGACCAAAGCTCAGAGGTGAGAGGACCATCTCTAACTGTCCACCACTCAGATCACTCCACCATCATTATTCACACTcaaagctctgtgtgtgttgtgtttcagcCCAGGGAAGCAGCACAGACCTGTACCAGGACCTAGAACTGAACCTGAATCTGGACCcagacctggacctggacccagctgtgtgtccttcaagAGTGACGAGTCTATGGGTGAACCTCTAGTCTTCAAAGATGGACACCGCTCTGTTGATCAAAGGTGAAGATTTCAAACTgatgataaaaacaaaatgatgtgTTTTAATTTATCTCCgggttttaaatgtttttataaaagtcTTTTAATGGACGTTTGTCCTGTGTCCTGTCAGCTCACTTCTATAAAAACCCGGTCACTGAAAAAGTATAGCAAAGAAGTGCTGAATGTAGTGATGTGGACAGTGCATGGTGCTTATTTTAAAGTATGTTTTTAGAAGCTGTAGTTAAAATAACCCCATATAAAGAAATTAGAATAAAGCAGAGAACAGAACCCTGGGTAAATGATGACGTCCTTGAGGCAATTAGGATAAGAAATAGGAAGTATGGTAAAATCAGAGAAAACAAGGATGAGCAGAGTTGGGCTGATTAAAAAAAGGCAAGAAATTAAGTTAACAGAGTAGTGGTCAAGACTAAAAAGgcatatttcaatgaaaaaaatgCTGAATACAGAAATGACTCAGGAAAGTTATGGAAATCCCTTAAGCAACTTGGCTACAGTAAAaggctaaaaacaaaaaacactgatatCACTCTAGATCTTGGCAACAACATTACATCAGAGAAGGAGATAGTAAGGAGAAAGTATTTCTACATCTGTTGCCAGGAAACTTGTGGAAAAGTTACCTGGCCAGACTGGTCAATATGGTGAAAGTCatgtgcaggacttttactctGTTAGGTGTCCAGGGGGGGAGTTTCTTTTTTGAAAAGGTGAGAGTGGCACTTGTTCTTGAGAAGCTGAAGAGGAATGATTGCTCTAAAGCCACAGGATTAGATTCTATTCCATCTAGATTCATGAGGGATGCCACTGAGATCATTACTCTGAGCATTACTCATATTGTAAACAAGTCGATAGAACAAGGATATTTTCCCAAAGACCTCAAGATTTCCAGAGTGATTCCATTATATAAGAAAGGGAGTAAACTAGACCCTGGTAATAATAGACCTCTCTCAATTCTTGGTTGTCTGTCAAAGATAATTGAAAGGATCATTTTTGAACAGATTGATAATTAATATCACAAAACCTACTTTATGAGTTCCAGTCTGGCTTTCGTAAATCACACTCTACGGATTCCTGTTTACTGTTTCTAACTGACTATATAAAAAAGGAGGTAGATAATGGAAACTTCTGTGGCATGGTAATGTTAGACTTACAAAAAGCCTTTGATACAGTTGACCATtgtgttttaaaatataaattgaaAGCCATGGGTTTTAGTGAACTAGCACTGAAATGGGTGGGCTCCTATCTGGAGAATAGAATGCAAGTAGTGGCCATTGGGGGGAAAATGTCTCAACCAAAAGGCATGGACTGTGGGGTACCTCAAGGGAGCGTTTTGGGTCCACTTTTCTTTCTGCTATATATAAATGACCTAAAGTCTGCTTGTTCATGCTGTCTTTTTTATATGCAGATGATTCTGCGCTGGTTGTGTCTCACAAGGATAAAAATGTGATTGACTTAGCGCAGAACTTCTAAATGTTAGCATGTGGATGGCTGATAACAGATTATCACTTCATTTAGGGAAAACTGAAACTATATTGTTTGGAACAAAGATGAAGTTAAGAAAGCCTCAGGTTTTAATGTCCTAGCTGGAGATACTGTAATTACTACCAAGGACTCAATCAGTTACCCTGGATGTATGTTAAATTGCACTTTATCTGGAGTAGGTCAGGCCCAAAAGGTAATCCCCAAAGTAAATCAGAGGGTCTGCTTTTTGGCCAGAATATCAAAGTTTTTGGatgaaaaaacaaatctaaTTCTGGCAGGGGCTTTAATTCAGCCTTATTTTGATTATGCATGTGGCTCATGGTACAATGGTGTCAAAGGGAACCTGAAACATAGGCttcacacgtctcaaaacaaaTTAAGAAGGCTTATTTTAGACCTTCCCATAAGAACTCATCTGGAATCTTCCCACTTTGAAAGGGTGGGATGGTTGAAAGTTGAGGACCGAGTGTCTCAGTTGCAGCTGGGCATTGTACATAAAATTGTTCATGGAGATGTTCCCAAATATTTTAGAAATTATTTTAAGAGAGTAAATGAAGTTCACAGGTACTCCACTAGAGGTAGCTCAACAGATTTTGTACCCCCCAGATTTAACACTAATCTGGGCAAACAGTCTTTTCTTTATGCTGGAACTACCCTTTGGAACCGCTTACCTGGTACACTCAAGACAGTCAGAAGCATAGGCAGTTTTAAACAGGGTTTGAAAGTATGGTTTAGGTGCCAGTTATAGTCATTATCATATCATAGTCTATTTTTATTGATAATTTTTCTGTATAATATGGATGAATTTGTTTAATATATGATGAATGATTCATGTGTGACCTGCTGCTACTTGTCCTCTCCCCCTGCCCTTAtagggaccacaatggaaataagtctttgggctttattgtgttatccatgactattaatgtatttttaatgtttcatatttttatatttaagtggTCAAATAaaaccaatcaatcaattgaACTCAGTCTCAGTTTCAAAGTTTACAACAAATagtaaaatttaaaattacagtttcttcaagttgtttattttttcagtgTACACCTGTCTTCTACAATATATATTAGATTTTACCTGAACTGGCCTTTGTTatgtctttgattttctttttatacatattTGTTTGAGTACAACTGGAGAGTGCCTGAgaacttttattattttattgccaACGACTGCTTCACTGTCATCGTTGTGCATTTGACAATAAATAACTTGAAACCTAAATATAGGAAAAGCACTCTCAGTTGAAACTCACTGCTTTGAAACTACATCTATTCCTCTTTTTaatagattagattcaactttgtcATAGCACAGAGTACTGGTACTGAGACAACAAAATGTGATTAAACTtttaaccagaagtgcaaaaatcAGCAAAGTGCAGAGTGATGTACAGAATATATACCAGGGAAAGATGCTAATAGTTTAAAGCACCACCAAGGCCCTAATTTGGTAAATTTTTGGTGGGACATTTTGGAGCTGACATCAGCTAACGTTGatgtaaacacaaatatatcagAACATTTTTAGACAAATCTTGAGTAGCTACAACACTGTCGAGGGCTACCAAACTAGTTCTGCTATCTGGAAGTCCTCGCATATATTATCCTTATAAGACATTAGCATTACTATTCCACCATCATGGTCACCCCACAGCATCAGATTCAAGCCTGTGCTGCACACTGCACTAAATACAGCTTTAAATTATACATTGAAACATGTCTAAATTAAATATTGGATCATACACAATTTGACCTATAACTACGTAAACAATATACTTTACAGACGGTGTATTAAAACACTGACCGGTTTTGTCTCAGTGTGTTGTGGTGCAGTACAGAATGTATCTTGTGTTTCTATCAGGAGGAATCTGGAAGAAGCtaaacccagctgtgtgtccatgaagagtgacCTGTCTATGGGACTTCCTTATAACTTCAAAGATGGACGCTACTCTGTTGATCAAAGGTGAGGATTTAAACTGATAATCAGCAGGACTAGTAAACGTTTACCACTACAAGGAGTCCTCTGATTCACTGTTAACATCCAAACATCACTTCATGGACCTTTACCTTgtgattgtctctgtgtggacagacataatgtgagctaattcttcctgattcctccacagagtggaccaggagagctCAGGGTTTCCCAgtggtcagtctgcccagcagcatcaaacacacctggactccatatttatggtctgtacatgtacaacaaCTACGTTTACATCTATTCTGTCACAGtcatctccatgctgcactTTTTATGTCTGTCCAACATGGATCTGATGTTTGCTTCCATAATTTCAGTTTGATTtgtcattcatataatcttctgttccagctgctggaggaggacATCGGCAATTTTGTGAAGAACGAGCTGAAGAAGATCAAGAAGCTTCTGAGTCCAGATTACCCGCAATGCTTAGAGGGTCacagggaggatgaggaggtgtTCGACAGTGAGGATGAAGAGcaaaggagcagcagcagagaggcatttcggaagatcacactgcacttcctgaggagaatgaagcaggagGAGCTGGCTGACCGTCTGCAGAGCAGTAAGAGGATTTGCCTAAAGATTAACATGCTGGATAAATGGGACATTTACTAATGTCTCATGAGATGGACCAAAATCTattctagggctgcagctatcgattattttagtaatcgagtattctactgTAATCTACTGATTATTCCATcaattaatcgagtaatcgaataagaaatacttttgttttattgaagagcaataatatacaatagtttcagaaaaagctaaatttttattgcctacattgcttacaatagaatctctcaaaaaactaaacatattaagtgcatttaagtgccatattacattgtttttaaggaaaacattttctgaaatgcaataaaaacctcaaactaaggcatacattaaacataggctacataaacattaccttaagttgtgcaacttaactcaGAATTACAAGTTtaaacctgagactgatctgtatataaccttatatgtaaatattagttatactcaacctattttcatttatatcacaatgtcacacagctctgttacaatTATTctagtagatcgttgatcagctgtttctccgtgaagagagagagtgagagaaaatggtgcgcaacaatcagctgttagtCTGAAAGGATGGTCAACAAGTCggctctttagatcaaattgtgCTCACCGCTacatattttcttgtctttgtttttggtagttgttgtgtttggtgtagtttcttcgtccatacgactctgtgatttacttttgtcggttccgcttcgtggaatggatgattaagttagactctaTGTTTTCTGTTTAGATGCTGAAGCATTGACGTCGTGCTAGTATTGTGATAAGCTGGTTcaattttgcagtagacacactgtactgagcagtcgttttaattacgtttgaactgattccaaactttggacactttctgttgttttctccaacctgtctcttctcttagcccctcactatttacgctgtctttcttcattttgtaatttGCGTCGTCAGTCTTCATGGCATGTGTAGCCAGCAGCAGCATTTcagtgtgcgacagtaataatcatcCCTGTGGAAACACCAttagcgatacaacgttggtaacattgtttaaacgaagcttcgaggcaaatcattttgcatCAAGGTTTTTGAGTAATCAAAGTATTCCAGTTACtcaaggaatcgtttcagccctaatatATTCATATACCCATTCTCTGAGGAAATGTTGAAATATGTTCTTTGACTTATTGatcttttttgttgtgtgttcatTCAGGAAGTCCTACTGCAGTTTCTAAGCATAAACTTAAATCTAAGCTGCAGAggaagttccagtgtgtgtttgaagggattgctaaagcaggaaacccaacccttctgaatcagatgttcacagagatctacatcatagagggagggactgcagaggtcaGTGAAGAACATGAGGTCAAGCAGATTGAAACAACATCtaggaaaccagacagaccagaaacaagaatcagacaagaagacatctttaaacCCCCATctggaagagatgaaccaatcagaaccgTGATGACAAAtggagtggctggcatcgggaaaacagtcttatcacagaagttcactctggactgggctgaagacaaagccaaccaggacatccagttcacatttccattcactttcagagagctgaatgtgctgaaagaggaaaagtacagcttggtggaacttgttgatcgcttctttagtgaaaccaaagaagcaggaatctgcaggtttgaagaggttgtgttcatctttgacggtctggatgagtgtcgacttcctctggacttccacaacactgagatcctgactgatgttacagagtccacctcagtgggtgtgctgctgacaaacctaatcagggggaaactgcttccctctgctcgcctctggataaccacacgacctgcagcagccaatcagatccctcctgagtgtgttgacatggtaacagaggtcagagggtttattgacccacagaaggaggagtacttcaggaagagattcagagatgaggagcaggccagcagaatcatctcccacatcaagacatcacgaagcctccacataatgtgccacatcccagtcttctgctggatcactgctacagttctggaggacgtgttgaagactagagagggaggagagctgcccaagaccctgactgagatgtacatccacttcctggtggttcagtccaaagtcaagaacatcaagtatgatggtggagctgagacagatccacactggagtccagagagcaggaagatgattgagtctctgggaaaactggcttttgagcagctgcagaaaggcaacttgatcttctatgaatcagacctgacagagtgtaGCATTGATAtcagagcagcctcagtgtactcaggagtgttcactcagatctttaaagaggagagaggactgtaccaggacaaggtgttctgcttcattcatcttagtgttcaggagtttctggctgctcttcatgtccatctgacattcatcaactctggagtcaacctgctggcagaagaacaaacaagcatCTGGTGGTCTGAAGTGTTCAGAGACAAATCAACATGtttctaccagagtgctgtggacaaggccttacagagtccaaatggacacctggacttgttccttcgcttcctcctgggtctttctcTGCAGACCAATCAGACTCTCCTACGAGGTCtgctgacacagacaggaagtagctcacagaccaatcagaaaacagttgagtacatcaagaagaagatcagtgaaaatgtgtctgcagagagaagcatcaatctgttccactgtctgaatgaactgaatgatagttctctagtggaggagatccaacagtccctgagttcaggaagtctctccacagataaactgtctgctgctcagtggtcagctctagtcttcatcttactgtcatcagaaaaagatctggatgtgtttgacctgaagaaatactctgcttcagaggaggcgcttttgaggctgctgccagtggtcaaagcctccaacaaagctctgtacgtGCACACACAACTATCCAGATTAAATTGAGTTTTTCttaattcagaaaaaaacattgtttgtaattgtttttatttatgttttgctGATTCCTCTTCAGACtaagtggctgtaacctgtcagagagaagctgggaagctctgtcctcagttctcagctcccagtcctctagtctgagagagctggacctgagtaacaacgacctgcaggattcaggagtgaagcagctGTCGGCTGGACTggagagtccacactgcacactggaaactctcag
This window harbors:
- the LOC120574900 gene encoding NACHT, LRR and PYD domains-containing protein 12-like, which encodes MSQCEDREEGVPPSKTTLWGEHDSQTKAQSPGKQHRPVPGPRTEPESGPRPGPGPSCVSFKSDESMGEPLVFKDGHRSVDQRRNLEEAKPSCVSMKSDLSMGLPYNFKDGRYSVDQRVDQESSGFPSGQSAQQHQTHLDSIFMLLEEDIGNFVKNELKKIKKLLSPDYPQCLEGHREDEEVFDSEDEEQRSSSREAFRKITLHFLRRMKQEELADRLQSRSPTAVSKHKLKSKLQRKFQCVFEGIAKAGNPTLLNQMFTEIYIIEGGTAEVSEEHEVKQIETTSRKPDRPETRIRQEDIFKPPSGRDEPIRTVMTNGVAGIGKTVLSQKFTLDWAEDKANQDIQFTFPFTFRELNVLKEEKYSLVELVDRFFSETKEAGICRFEEVVFIFDGLDECRLPLDFHNTEILTDVTESTSVGVLLTNLIRGKLLPSARLWITTRPAAANQIPPECVDMVTEVRGFIDPQKEEYFRKRFRDEEQASRIISHIKTSRSLHIMCHIPVFCWITATVLEDVLKTREGGELPKTLTEMYIHFLVVQSKVKNIKYDGGAETDPHWSPESRKMIESLGKLAFEQLQKGNLIFYESDLTECSIDIRAASVYSGVFTQIFKEERGLYQDKVFCFIHLSVQEFLAALHVHLTFINSGVNLLAEEQTSIWWSEVFRDKSTCFYQSAVDKALQSPNGHLDLFLRFLLGLSLQTNQTLLRGLLTQTGSSSQTNQKTVEYIKKKISENVSAERSINLFHCLNELNDSSLVEEIQQSLSSGSLSTDKLSAAQWSALVFILLSSEKDLDVFDLKKYSASEEALLRLLPVVKASNKALLSGCNLSERSWEALSSVLSSQSSSLRELDLSNNDLQDSGVKQLSAGLESPHCTLETLRLSGCNLSERICEALSSVLSSQSSSLRELDLSNNELQDLGVKQLSAGLKSPQCRLETLSLSGCLVSEEGCTSLASALKSNPSHLRELDLSYNHPGDSGVKLLSAGLKDPNWRLDTLRLIGCKLSERSCEALSSVLSSESSSLRELDLSNNELQDPGVKSFSAGLKSPHCSLKILRLSGCKLSEISCEDLSSVLSSQSSSLRALDLSNNELQDSGVKQLSAGLNSPHCRLETLRLSGCNLSERSCEALSSVLSSQSSSLRELDLSNNELKDSGVKQLSAGLNSPHCKLETLRLSGCNLSERSCEALSSVLLSKSSSLRELDLSNNILQDSGVDLVLAGLDSPHCKLETLSLSGCLISEEGFTSLASALSSNPSYLSDLDLSYNHPGDSGVELLSAGLKDPNWKLDTLRTDHGGPQRLRPGVRKYVCELELDTNTVNRNLKLSDNRRVTHVEEDQPYPDHPDRFDYWPQLLCRNGLIGRCYWEVERRGAVHISVSYRGISRRGGSKDCVFGLNDQSWSLFCSDDNGYSVWHNNRVTALTSSSVSNRVAVYVDCPAGTLSFYTVSSDSLIHLHTCNTTFTQPLYPGFGVGPGSSVALCSVQV